DNA sequence from the Epinephelus fuscoguttatus linkage group LG2, E.fuscoguttatus.final_Chr_v1 genome:
atcacagcccacagatatctttccttcttcagtaaatatcagtctgtgataaatatggaggagaagctgatcatgttagtgcaggcttcacatctgtcccacagacagacaagaaGTAGATCAGCTCTGACCTCAGGAATTCATGTAAACAGGCTTTGACACGGTGCTGGTTATGGTTGCTTAGCagcctcagatgcaacctgccgccACACTCCTGAAAGCTGGAACAGAAAAGGCGCATGAGTCACACAGTGCCTGACCtcgtgttttccaggcggttaaagactcAGCATGTGTACGACCCCTCAATGATTCAATAAGAAAATGAGTTGTGACGGATAACTCGACCGCAGTGTGTCGGctatgaaggtcaaaaggtttTCTCTGAAGAAGGCCTCGCTTTTCTTCAGCTCATCAAGCTGGCCAGCCCCGCCCAGATGAACATGCGTGTttcccctgtgtgtgtggctgagacCGGAGACAACTTCCCCGGAGGCATGAAGTGTGTGACCACTGGCTGGGGCCCGCCACAACGGTGAGAGCATCAGCCGGCCAATCACACTTCAGGTTTAAGTAAAACCTGCTggtttttggttccagctggcAACCAACTTTTCAGGTTTCATCAGCTGAAAATgatgcacaaaaaacatttcatttcatcaacAGTGATACTGGTTTTCCTCTTTTTCGTAAGAGAGTCGTgttgttgattttatttatggTATATATTGTTGTTCACATGAAGAGCTGAACAGAGAGAAACTGACCATGTACTCACGATCGGACTTGACCTGCAGTTTGTTTCTTCCTGCTCCTTTTCAGGCATCAAATGTTAAATACTGTTGCTTATTGAAAATCTGTTTTATATGtccacattttatttaatttcattttattttacacaagCATGAGTATTGAGTTGAGAGAGCAGGTTGACACCTGATGGTTTTTCATGACTCACactattttattgtattttattaacatctgaaaatatatttttcacagAGCACATTTCATCCAACATGTAGCAGAGGGAGCATCAACATGTTTCCTGTCGGcagcgtctgtgtgtctgtctgtctctgtctccagtgtGGTGTCAGGTGTGGTGTCAGGTGCGTCTGGGCGGGCAATCGTGGCCAACGCGTCGGCAGTAGCAGATGGCGTTGAAGAAGCGGCAGTAGCAGGTGTCACAGCGGTCACAGCAGGGCAGTGGGTAACCCAGACAGGACTGCTGGTGGGGGATGCAGCGTCGCGATGAACGCATGGCTCGACCCTGAAGCTGCAGGGCTGCTGACGAGTCCTGGAAACAGGAAAGAGGAAACACACCTTCACTGGAGTCATCTCATGACACTTTCACTGTCATCTGGAAGAAAGAAACTTCAGGATTTCTCTGTACCTTTAAATATGCCACACCCACCTCATCGTAGGACGCTGTGTCCATCAGGAAGTGATCCTCCACTGAGTCAACAGGCAGGAGGGCGGGCTCCTGCATGGGGTCGGGGGCGTGGCTTCTCTCTGCTGTACACGGGAAACAGACCTGATGTGGTCACATGACTTTTATCTGTCTGAAGTGTCTCTTGATGCCTGCATGACACTGTACGGTTTCATGCACTGCTCACACAGGCAATGTGACCAAGGCCACACCACCTGTGTGAGCAGTGCATGATGGCAACCTCAATGATCTGCTGCAGCTCGAACACTggcagtgttcacacagacagcgttgCTGCTGTATCTACTGTATTTTCTCTCAGTTATGGAGCCGTGCAGCTGCTGTCTCATCAACAACATGGTAATGATgatatttcacaataaacagCCTCGTGTTAACAAATGAAGAGATTCTGTCCACAGACGTTCAATTTTGAAACAAGAAGTGTTCAGTTAAAAataagtttttatatttttttatgtctgtaatagacagacactgagactgTACTGTAAGTTGATATAAAGTCAGTATTATGATTAAAAGAtcattttcacttttgctgAAACTGTGTCACAGTGGAAAAAACAGGTGAGACTGAATCTCTAGACGTTATGCTTCTTACACAGGCATTGTGGCTGATCTAACCTGCTgggtgtcaaaataaaaaacatgacattatGTGATGACCACATGCTGTTCACGCAGGCAGTGCAGTCCATGCTTCAACTTAATTAAGTTGTTTGAATCTTTTCTGCTGCAGTGCACACATTTtctacataaacacacaaacacacttcctCTGTTTTGACCAAAGTAAAAAACATCggctaacacctgctaacacctgctaacatctaaCATTTGCTAACACCTGCTAATCTGCCAACAACTGCTAACACCTACTACCATCTGGAgaaacacctgctaacatctgctaTCATCTACTAACATCTGCAcaaacacctgctaacatctgctaaCAACTGCTAACACCTACTAACATCTCCAcaaacacctgctaacatctgctaTCACTTGCTAACATCTGCTAACATCTGCTATCACCTACTAACATCTGCTAACAACTACTAACACCTACTAACACCTACTAACATCTGCAAACATCTGCTAACGTCTgctacacctgctaacatctacAATTTGCTAACACTTGCTAACATCTGCAAAAACACCTGCCTGCTTTTTAATGTGATgtgaaaggttacaatcagtgGTCACACCAGGTcacatgactctgcagtagtcacaggtagaATGCAGCCAGGTGAAGGCGCTGATTTTAGCTCCTCTACCACTAACAACTTGTGATGTAACTACtcaattttcaatttcaattttatttataaagctcaatattacaaatcacaatttgcctcacagggctttacagcatacgacatccctctgtccttatgaccctcacagctgatcaggaaaaactccccaaaaaaccctttaacggggaaaaaacagtagaaacctcaggaagagcaactgaggagggatccctcttccaggacggacagacgtgcaatagatgtcgtacagaacagatcaacatgataaattaacagtaatctgtatgacacaatgagagagagagagagagagagagagagagagagagacagagagagagagagatgcaggacagtcGGTAatgttgttcttattgtcttctattagagctgagtaatactttgctctggcattgcggaggcccctcttatatgtgttgagactgtctgtcccgattaaacgagattcttccagtttggttaatcgccaattcctttcaaactttagcgatatttgttttaacttacgggtttgagagttataccaaggagcgaactttctttgctttgttaacttctttttaagaggagctacagagtcaagtgttgttcgcagtgagcctacggtgctatcaacaagaTGGTCAATtcaggagaggttaaagtcggtacgggaaacctctgttactgagggacttggtattgaatttaacaacAGAGGAATAATTTCCtcaagttttgcgacagcactatctgataaacatctagtatagtaactgttgctgagtggcatgtaatcgagtaaaatCAAAGTtgaaagtaatcagataatgatccgatagcgagggattctgtggaaagactgttaggttatcaatttcaattccatacgtcagaactagatcgagggtatggttaaaacagtgagtgggttcatgtacaccctgactgaagccaatggagtctaataatgagataaacgcagtagccagggagtcattatcaacgtcgacatgaatgttaaaatcgcctacaataataactttatctgatttaagaactaaactggataaaaactctgagaattcagatacaaattcagaatacgggccaggagcacggtacactataacaaataaaagtggctgcgaggttttccaggtcggatgtaaaagactaagaacgaggctttcaaatgaattataatctagtttaggtttagggctgattaacagactagagttaaaaatggctgcaactccccctcctcggccgctgcctcgaggaatgtgggtattattatgactgggaggagtggactcatttagactgacatattcatcttgacacagccaggtttcagtgagactgagtaaatcaatatgattaccTGATATTAATTCGACTCGTCGTAATTCgggtaactgcactagaagctcagagaagcgtaaaggactgcgactctgagtcctgaatgaatgctgtctctcctaataagaccaggttttccccagaaagtttgccagtGATTAacgaaccccccccccccccacacacacacacacacacagaggtgtaCAGGTCTGCATGATACCCTCTGATGGAGTGTATCATGTACTGTCAGCTGGTTTTCCTGTGATAAACAGTGATAAACCCatgtacacacgcacacacacacacacacaaacacgttaACGTTGGTAGAAAACAGGTTTAAGTTCAATCTTTTCAGGACTGCAGAGGTGTGTCAGGTGACAGGTGAGTTGGTGGGTGGAGCTCTCTGATTGGACGGATGTTACTGACCAATGTCTGACAGGTAGGAGGTGTCGGTGCGGCGGGCGGCGGCCGGACCATCATCCAGTTGGATGTTTCCATgaaccagagaagaagagagacgCAGCAGACTGAAGGAGatgcagcagagcagcacagagccGAACATCCTGCGGTCGGCACACGAGAAGAAGACGAACAAGAAGAAGATCCacaatccccagctcctcctctaACAGCGTCTGGAACAGAAACAGAGTGATGTCATTGACAAATTCCATCACCAtgatcatcaccaccaccatcatcaccatcaccatcatcacgatcatcatcaccatcatcatcaccatcaccatcatcaccatcatcatcaccatcatcatcaccatgatcatcaccaccatcatcatcaccatcaccatcatcaccatcatcatcaccatcatcaccatcatcaccatcatcatcaccatcatcatcaccatgatcatcaccaccatcatcatcaccatcatcatcaccatgatcatcaccatcatcatcaccatgatcatcaccaccatcatcatcaccatcaccatcatcaccaccatcatcaccatcatcatcaccatgatcatcaccaccatcatcaccatgatcatcaccaccatcatcaccatgatcatcaccaccatcatcatcaccatcatcatcaccatgatcatcaccatcatcatcaccatgatcatcaccaccatcatcatcaccatcatcatcaccatcaccatcatcaccatcatcatcaccatcatcaccatcatcaccatcatcatcaccatgatcatcaccaccatcatcatcaccatcatcatcaccatgatcatcaccaccatcatcatcaccatcaccatcatcaccaccatcatcaccatcatcaccatcatcaccatcatcatcaccatcatcaccatcatcatcaccatcaccatcaccatcatcatcaccatcatcaccatcatcatcaccatcatcatcaccatcaccatcatcaccatcatcatcaccatcatcatcaccatgatcatcaccaccatcatcatcaccatcaccatcatcaccaccatcatcaccatcatcaccatcatcaccgtcatcatcaccatcatcaccatcatcatcaccatcaccatcaccaccatcatcaccaccatcatcaccatcatcatcaccatcatcaccatcatcatcaccatcaccatcatcaccatcatcaccatcatcaccaccatcatcaccatcaccatcatcaccatcattatcatcaccaccatcatcaccatcatcaccatcatcatcaccatcatcaccatcatcatcaccatcaccatcaccatcaccaccatcatcatcaccatcatcaccatcatcatcaccatcatcatcaccatcaccatcatcaccatcatcatcaccatcatcaccatgatcatcaccaccatcatcatcaccatcaccatcatcaccaccatcatcaccatcatcaccatcatcatcaccatcatcaccatcatcatcatcatcaccatcaccatcatcaccatcatcaccatcatcatcaccatcaccatcatcaccatcatcatcaccatcatcatcaccatgatcatcaccaccatcatcatcaccatcaccatcatcaccaccatcatcaccatcaccaccatcatcaccatcatcatcaccatcatcaccatcatcatcaccatcaccatcatcaccatcatcaccatcatcaccaccatcatcaccatcaccatcatcaccatcattatcatcaccatcatcaccaccatcatcaccatcatcaccatcatcatcaccatcatcaccatcatcatcaccatcaccatcaccaccatcatcatcaccatcatcaccatcatcatcaccatcatcatcaccatcaccatcatcaccatcatcatcaccatcatcatcaccatgatcatcaccaccatcatcatcaccatcaccatcatcaccaccatcatcaccatcatcaccatcatcaccatcatcatcaccatcatcaccatcatcatcaccatcaccatcatcaccatcatcacatcatcatcaccatcatcaccatcaccatcatcatcaccatcatcaccatcatcatcaccatcaccatcatcaccaccatcatcaccatcatcatcaccatcatcaccatcatcaccatcaccatcatcaccatcatcaccaccatcatcaccatcaccatcatcaccatcatcatcaccatcatcatcaccatcatcatcaccaccatcatcaccatcaccatcatcaccatcatcatcaccatcatcaccaccatcatcatcatcatcatcaccatcatcatcatcatcatcatcatcatcatcaccatcatcatcatcatcatcatcatcatcaccatcatcattatcatcatcaccatcatcatcaccatcaccatcatcaccattaccatcatcatcatcaccatcatcatcatcatcatcatcatcatcatcaccatcatcaccatcatcattatcatcatcatcaccaccatcatcatcatcatcatcaccatcatcaccatcatcatcaccatcaccatcatcaccatcaccatcatcatcatcaccatcatcatcatcatcatcatcaccatcatcaccatcatcatcaccatcaccatcatcaccaccatcatcaccatcatcatcaccatcatcaccatcatcatcaccatcaccatcatcaccatcatcaccaccatcatcaccatcaccatcatcaccatcatcatcaccatcatcatcaccatgatcatcaccaccatcatcatcaccatcaccatcatcaccatcatcatcaccatcatcaccaccatcatcatcatcatcatcatcaccatcaccatcaccatcatcatcatcatcatcatcatcatcatcatcaccatcaccatcatcatcatcatcatcatcatcaccatcatcatcatcatcaccatcatcatcaccatcaccatcatcaccatcaccatcatcaccatcatcatcatcaccatcatcaccatcatcatcatcatcaccatcatcatcaccatcaccatcatcgccatcatcaccatcacatcatcaccatcatcatcaccatcatcatcatcaccatcatcatcatcaccatcatcatcaccatcaccatcatcaccatcaccatcatcaccatcaccatcaccatcatcatcatcaccatcatcatcaccatcatcaccatcatcatcaccaccatcagcagcaacatcatcatcaacaccaacatcatcatcaccatcatcatcaccatcatcatcatcatcatcaccatcatcatcaccatcaccatcaccatcatcaccatcatcatcaccatcatcatcatcaccatcatcatcaccatcatcatcaccatcatgaccatcatcaccaccatcatcatcatcaccatcatcatcaccatcaccatcatcatcaccaccatcatcatcatcaccatcatcatcatcatcatcatcatcaccatcatcaccatcatcatcatcatcatcatcaccaccatcatcatcaccatcaccatcatcatcaccaccatcatcatcatcatcaccatcatcatcatcatcaccatcaccatcaccatcatcatcaccaccatcatcatcatcatcatcatcatcaccatcatcatcatcatcatcatcatcatcaccatcatcatcatcatcatcaccatcatcaccatcaccatcaccatcatcaccatcatcattatcatcatcatcatcaccaccatcatcatcaccatcaccatcatcatcatcatcatcatcaccatcatcaccatcatcatcaccatcatcatcatcatcatcatcatcatcatcatcatcatcatcatcatcatcatcatcatcatcatcaccaccatcaccatcatcaccatcatcatcatcaccatcatcatcatcatcatcatcatcatcatcatcatcatcaccatcatcaccatcatcatcaccatcaccatcatcatcacatcaccatcatcaccatcatcatcaccatcaccatcatcaccatcatcatcaccatcatcaccatcatcatcatcaccatcatcatcaccatcatcatcatcaccatcatcaccatcatcatcatcaccaccatcaccatcatcaccatcatcatcatcatcaccatcaccatcatcaccatcatcaccatcatcatcaccatcatcatcacatcaccatcatcaccatcatcatcaccatcaccatcatcaccatcatcatcaccatcatcaccatcatcatcatcaccatcatcatcatcatcatcatcatcatcatcatcatcatcatcaccatcatcatcaccatcaccatcatcaccatcatcaccatcatcatcaccatcaccatcatcaccatcatcatcatcatcatcatcatcatcatcatcatcatcacatcaccatcatcaccatcatcatcatcatcatcatcatcatcatcatcatcatcatcaccaccatcatcaccatcatcatcatcatcatcatcatcatcaccatcaccatcatcaccatcatcaccatcaccatcaccatcatcaccatcatcaccatcatcatcatcatcatcaccatcatcatcatcatcaccatcaccatcatcaccatcatcatcatcatcaccatcaccatcatcatcaccat
Encoded proteins:
- the LOC125900210 gene encoding agouti-related protein, which encodes MFGSVLLCCISFSLLRLSSSLVHGNIQLDDGPAAARRTDTSYLSDIAERSHAPDPMQEPALLPVDSVEDHFLMDTASYDEDSSAALQLQGRAMRSSRRCIPHQQSCLGYPLPCCDRCDTCYCRFFNAICYCRRVGHDCPPRRT